In the Setaria italica strain Yugu1 chromosome VI, Setaria_italica_v2.0, whole genome shotgun sequence genome, one interval contains:
- the LOC111257766 gene encoding uncharacterized protein LOC111257766 encodes MKSSEEETAQSSGPDQEATRDLSRAEASFIQELVLVPGGKSSLTPEVPGVSKKIETFESPPEELPAISDFMDLNQLLVAYTQGLHEKSCRNLQVMQERSEAARRVALLEKEILEERRRTTEFLAKYDSAVASFQVEQREAEFEKNRVVARNKSLNQKLEELKGQEVILRNQVTDWRNAHSRLAEENDQLKARLEKVEKDLERESKMRRDDEVSLVGAMTSIKDQQERLQELTEAQVLSSL; translated from the exons ATGAAGTCGTCTGAGGAGGAGACTGCGCAATCCTCTGGGCCTGATCAGGAAGCAACCAGAGATTTGTCTAGGGCAGAGGCCTCGTTCATCCAGGAGTTAGTCTTGGTGCCTGGCGGGAAATCAAGTCTGACGCCTGAGGTTCCAGGGGTGTCAAAGAAGATTGAGACTTTCGAAAGCCCCCCGGAAGAGCTACCGGCAATCTCGGACTTCATGGACTTGAATCAACTGTTGGTTGCTTATACCCAG GGCTTGCATGAGAAGTCCTGCCGAAATCTCCAGGTTATGCAGGAGCGGAGTGAAGCTGCGCGCCGTGTAGCGCTGTTGGAGAAAGAAATCCTCGAGGAGCGTCGTCGCACTACCGAGTTCTTGGCAAAGTATGACAGTGCAGTTGCGTCATTCCAGGTCGAACAACGAGAGGCTGAGTTCGAGAAAAATCGTGTGGTGGCGCGCAACAAGTCATTGAATCAGAAGCTTGAAG agctcaagggTCAGGAGGTCATACTGAGGAATCAAGTAACTGACTGGAGGAATGCCCATAGTCGTCTTGCAGAAGAAAACGACCAGCTCAAGGCCCGCTTGGAGAAGGTAGAGAAGGACCTTGAGAGGGAGTCCAAGATGCGGCGGGATGACGAAGTTAGTCTTGTTGGAGCCATGACCAGCATCAAGGACCAACAGGAGCGCCTTCAGGAGTTGACAGAAGCTCAAGTCCTTTCAAGTCTCTAG
- the LOC101753723 gene encoding xyloglucan endotransglucosylase/hydrolase protein 24, giving the protein MQHQEQRIDQRLSISSSLSPSPSCHSMPLTASLLLLLMAMAARPGVAKLLYDQIEVTWGGDHSFYYMEQPGVDVLALCLEETNGGSGFASKDAYLFGRFDIDIMLVANNSAGTVATFYLLPDEVPWQYHDEIDLEFLGNATGEPYTLHTNIFVDGAGGREQQFRLWFDPTTDFHTYSIEWNPKHIIILVDGTPVRAYKNHGVPFPTWQRMRLHGTLWNADEWATQGGRVKTDWTRAPFYAYYRNLRVTPCVPSPGVAWCGDEPPESAWFERRLDKAALKEAQEKHMIYDYCVDEKRFKEKGLPKECTTE; this is encoded by the exons ATGCAACATCAAGAACAAAGGATAGATCAAAGGTTGAGTATTAGTTCATCTCTGTCACCATCTCCTTCTTGCCATTCCATGCCGCTGACGGCgtcgttgctgctgctgctaatggCAATGGCGGCTCGGCCGGGAGTGGCAAAGTTACTGTACGATCAGATCGAGGTCACCTGGGGCGGTGACCACAGCTTCTACTACATGGAGCAGCCGGGAGTGGACGTCCTCGCGCTCTGCCTCGAGGAGACCAACGGCGGCTCCGGGTTCGCCTCCAAGGATGCCTACCTCTTCGGCCGCTTCGACATCGACATCATGCTCGTCGCCAACAACTCCGCCGGCACCGTCGCCACCTTCTAC CTGTTGCCGGACGAAGTGCCGTGGCAGTACCACGACGAGATCGACCTGGAGTTCCTGGGCAACGCCACCGGCGAGCCGTACACGCTCCATACCAACATCTTCGTCGACGGTGCCGGCGGCCGCGAGCAGCAGTTCCGCCTCTGGTTCGACCCCACCACCGACTTCCACACCTACTCCATCGAGTGGAACCCCAAGCACATCAT AATCCTCGTCGACGGCACGCCGGTGCGCGCGTACAAGAACCACGGCGTGCCGTTCCCGACGTGGCAGCGCATGCGGCTGCACGGCACGCTGTGGAACGCCGACGAGTGGGCGACGCAGGGCGGCCGCGTCAAGACGGACTGGACGCGGGCGCCCTTCTACGCCTACTACCGGAACCTCCGCGTGACGCCGTGCGTGCCGTCGCCCGGCGTGGCGTGGTGCGGCGACGAGCCGCCGGAGTCGGCGTGGTTCGAGCGGCGGCTGGACAAGGCGGCGCTCAAGGAGGCGCAGGAGAAGCACATGATCTACGACTACTGCGTGGATGAGAAGCGGTTCAAGGAAAAGGGGCTCCCCAAGGAATGCACCACGGAGTAA